The Melospiza georgiana isolate bMelGeo1 chromosome 26, bMelGeo1.pri, whole genome shotgun sequence genome window below encodes:
- the LRRC25 gene encoding leucine-rich repeat-containing protein 25, whose protein sequence is MARRRLQRRPERRRVGLRRLGGGRGAGNAPLGPPGAAQRRWAGGQAGLRCFALRGAIGGNGGPDSRFPPGSRCSARTMGGPAAPLLLLLLLLPVTPILLVSPCFPLMLDLSPELNLTSRSSGCAELDWSPFRGHRRLLLGHNGIEALSPSARLGPRLEELDLAGNRLRELPRGFFSNATALRSLRLEGNPLPAVPAAAFQPSLRSLSVSCRCDVLGTVLAPCARGGILCQCLTPHGHPYNATEFHGRECGPGAGPVAALVAGPVAAVAALVAAAVAALWWHRRRRAAAAAGGGARGKQDPAGSARQPRYISRDARSTDASDGPDYENVFVSPGTAPPAGQGSARAWQEPRYSPQVPLHEDYFLESAADAGDQPIYANTLGPSEDIYLTPDP, encoded by the exons GCAGCGGCGGCCGGAGCGCAGGCGAGTGGGGCTGCGGCGgctgggagggggaaggggggcAGGAAATGCCCCGCTGGGACCCCCGGGAGCTGCACAGCGGCGCTGGGCCGGGGGCCAGGCGGGGCTGCGCTGCTTTGCGCTGCGAGGGGCGATCGGTGGCAATGGGGGTCCTGATTCCCGTTTCCCACCAGGCTCCCGCTGCAGCGCAAGGACCATGGggggccccgcggccccgctgctgctgctgctgctgctgctccccgtGACCCCCATCCTCCTGGTGTCCCCCTGTTTCCCTTTGATGCTGGACCTTTCCCCAGAGCTGAACCTGACCAGCAGGAGCAGCGGCTGCGCCGAGCTGGACTGGAGCCCGTTCCGGGGGCACCggcggctgctgctgggccacaACGGCATCGAGGCCCTGAGCCCCTCGGCCCGCCTGGGCCCgcggctggaggagctggaccTGGCCGGGAACCGGCTGCGGGAGCTGCCCCGCGGCTTCTTCAGCAACGCCACGGCGCTGCGGAGCCTGCGGCTGGAGGGGAACCCGCTGCCCGCCGTGCCCGCCGCCGCCTTCCAGCCCTCGCTGCGCTCGCTCAGCGTGTCCTGCCGCTGCGACGTGCTGGGCACCGTCCTGGCGCCCTGCGCCCGCGGGGGCATcctctgccagtgcctcacccCGCACGGGCATCCCTACAACGCCACGGAGTTCCACGGCCGCGAGTgcgggccgggcgcggggccggTGGCCGCGCTGGTGGCCGGGCCGGTGGCCGCGGTGGCCGCGCTGGTGGCAGCGGCGGTGGCCGCGCTTTGGTGGCACCGGCGGAGGagagcggcggccgcggcgggcggcggggcacGGGGGAAGCAGGACCCCGCTGGAAGCGCCCGCCAGCCCCGCTACATCAGCCGGGACGCCCGGAGCACCGACGCCAGCGACGGGCCCGACTACGAGAACGTGTTCGTGagccccggcacggccccgccTGCCGGGCAGGGATCGGCACGGGCGTGGCAGGAGCCGCGATACAG CCCCCAGGTCCCGCTGCACGAGGATTATTTCCTGGAGAGCGCGGCCGATGCCGGGGACCAGCCCATCTACGCC